The Candidatus Nitrosotenuis cloacae genome contains a region encoding:
- a CDS encoding 50S ribosomal protein L5, whose protein sequence is MSEQIMKTIRLEKIVLNMGVGKSGDAIEIAKKALDSITGKKSCARDAKATQRDWGVRKGEPIGVAVTVRGDDARQLLTRLFAAIGNRIQGRSFDDFGNMSFGIKEHIDIPGIKYDPQIGILGLEAAITLVRPGFSIRFRSRHKASVGKHHRITRQEAQEFLSREFGVAVV, encoded by the coding sequence ATGTCAGAGCAAATAATGAAAACAATCAGACTGGAAAAAATCGTCCTGAACATGGGCGTAGGCAAGTCCGGAGACGCAATCGAGATTGCAAAAAAGGCACTCGACTCTATCACCGGAAAAAAGTCATGCGCACGTGACGCAAAGGCGACACAAAGAGACTGGGGCGTAAGAAAGGGTGAGCCAATCGGAGTCGCAGTTACTGTCCGAGGAGACGACGCAAGACAGCTGCTTACAAGACTGTTTGCAGCAATAGGAAACAGAATCCAGGGACGTTCCTTTGACGACTTTGGAAACATGTCATTTGGAATCAAGGAGCATATCGATATACCTGGAATAAAGTACGATCCACAAATCGGAATCTTGGGACTCGAGGCAGCAATCACACTAGTAAGACCTGGCTTTAGCATCAGATTCAGAAGCAGACACAAGGCAAGCGTAGGAAAGCACCACCGAATCACAAGGCAGGAAGCACAGGAGTTTTTATCTAGGGAATTTGGAGTGGCAGTGGTATAA
- the rpmC gene encoding 50S ribosomal protein L29: MARLKMKSIRELNEADLKDRLEQSRVELSKMRMEAAKGTLRKESGKIRSIRKEVARMMTRKNELKKK; this comes from the coding sequence ATGGCCCGACTAAAGATGAAGTCCATCCGAGAGCTAAACGAGGCAGACCTCAAAGACCGACTGGAACAGTCAAGAGTTGAACTATCAAAAATGCGAATGGAGGCGGCAAAAGGCACACTCCGAAAGGAAAGCGGCAAAATCCGTTCCATAAGAAAAGAAGTAGCAAGAATGATGACTAGAAAAAACGAGCTGAAGAAGAAATGA
- the rpsQ gene encoding 30S ribosomal protein S17 produces the protein MKKEQSESKVYRGIITDNGEPLSVRGKLFEGKVISAKNKNTVVIRRENPLYITKSKRYARSTSTIHAYKSAKLEIKEGTTVVAAECRPIAKSVSFVVVEVKA, from the coding sequence ATGAAAAAAGAACAATCAGAATCTAAAGTTTATCGCGGTATCATAACTGACAACGGAGAGCCACTCAGCGTAAGGGGCAAGCTCTTCGAAGGAAAGGTAATCAGCGCAAAGAACAAGAACACCGTCGTAATCAGACGAGAAAACCCGCTATACATCACAAAATCAAAAAGATACGCAAGAAGCACAAGCACAATTCACGCTTACAAATCTGCAAAGCTCGAGATCAAAGAGGGCACAACTGTAGTCGCAGCCGAGTGCAGGCCGATTGCAAAATCCGTCTCATTCGTAGTAGTGGAGGTCAAGGCATAA
- a CDS encoding ribonuclease P protein component 1, producing MITPQNLVNHELIGLRTQIVESTNPSAIGLYGEIVNETKSMLVLQTAAGQKMIQKQHSKWKFTLDSQDIIIDGSLISKRPEDRIKVKA from the coding sequence ATGATCACACCGCAAAACCTGGTAAATCATGAGCTAATTGGACTGCGCACTCAAATTGTAGAGTCTACAAACCCGTCTGCAATCGGACTGTATGGCGAAATCGTAAACGAGACAAAATCCATGCTGGTTCTCCAGACTGCAGCCGGACAAAAAATGATCCAAAAGCAACACAGCAAATGGAAATTCACACTAGACAGCCAAGATATAATAATTGACGGAAGTCTCATTTCAAAGAGACCAGAGGACAGAATAAAGGTGAAAGCATGA
- a CDS encoding 30S ribosomal protein S4e produces the protein MPSVAGSKKLKRQMAPMFWGISRKRPRFVTTVRPGPHGKNVSIPTAVFLRDTLKLVTTSREAKYAIYNGKVKVDGVPRKSIHHGIGLMDVIELDGISDAYRMVPGQGHILHPIKIKAAEKSVKLVKVTSKVTNKKGKTQIGFHDGRSLLSDTKVSVGDSCLMQVPEQKINEVIKLEKGTRVLVTKGINAGQLGEIKEIKEGTFVLPKRALLSFGDREIEIPAELVMAVGKKEPIIQIA, from the coding sequence ATGCCAAGCGTAGCAGGAAGCAAGAAACTGAAAAGACAGATGGCTCCAATGTTCTGGGGCATCTCAAGGAAGAGACCTCGATTTGTAACTACCGTACGTCCCGGACCGCACGGCAAGAACGTGTCAATTCCAACTGCAGTATTTCTCAGAGACACACTAAAACTTGTAACAACCTCGCGTGAGGCAAAATATGCAATCTATAACGGAAAGGTAAAGGTCGACGGAGTGCCAAGAAAATCAATACACCATGGAATCGGACTGATGGACGTAATAGAACTGGACGGAATATCTGACGCGTACAGAATGGTTCCAGGTCAAGGACACATTCTTCATCCAATTAAGATCAAAGCAGCAGAAAAATCGGTCAAACTAGTCAAGGTAACAAGCAAGGTCACAAACAAAAAGGGAAAAACCCAGATTGGATTCCATGATGGAAGATCCTTGCTCTCAGACACAAAGGTCAGCGTGGGTGACTCGTGCCTCATGCAGGTTCCTGAGCAAAAGATCAACGAGGTAATCAAACTGGAAAAGGGCACCAGAGTTTTAGTAACAAAGGGAATTAACGCAGGACAGCTTGGAGAGATCAAGGAGATCAAAGAGGGAACATTCGTGCTACCAAAGCGCGCACTGCTCTCATTTGGCGACCGTGAAATCGAGATTCCAGCAGAACTGGTAATGGCAGTTGGCAAAAAGGAGCCGATTATTCAAATAGCGTGA
- a CDS encoding 50S ribosomal protein L14: protein MSAGKSRAVSAKGVQEFRPYVTKALPLGARITCADNTGAKILEIIMVKRAKTRTSRYPSAAVGDFVNVVVKKGPAELRKQIFGAVIIRQKYPIRRLNGVRVSFEDNAAVLVTPEGEIKGTDIKGPVAAEASEKWPRVANLASMVV from the coding sequence ATGTCTGCTGGAAAAAGTCGTGCAGTATCTGCAAAGGGTGTTCAGGAATTCCGCCCATATGTCACAAAGGCACTCCCACTTGGCGCAAGAATTACGTGTGCTGATAACACCGGAGCAAAGATTCTGGAGATAATCATGGTAAAGAGGGCAAAGACTAGGACATCACGATACCCATCAGCGGCAGTAGGCGACTTTGTAAATGTGGTAGTAAAGAAAGGCCCAGCAGAGCTGAGAAAGCAGATCTTTGGCGCAGTAATTATCAGACAAAAGTATCCAATTAGACGATTAAACGGAGTCCGAGTATCTTTTGAGGACAATGCAGCAGTGCTAGTCACTCCAGAGGGAGAAATCAAGGGAACAGACATCAAAGGACCAGTAGCTGCAGAGGCGTCAGAAAAATGGCCAAGGGTTGCAAACTTGGCATCGATGGTGGTATAA
- a CDS encoding 30S ribosomal protein S14 has product MMKDRSYKHTGRKEHAFGKGSRWCKRCGDYTAVIQKYHLMICRRCFREVANSLGFAKYR; this is encoded by the coding sequence ATAATGAAAGACAGATCATACAAGCACACAGGAAGAAAAGAGCATGCATTTGGCAAAGGCTCCAGATGGTGTAAACGATGCGGAGATTACACGGCAGTCATTCAGAAATATCATCTTATGATATGCAGGCGATGTTTCAGAGAAGTAGCAAATTCACTAGGATTTGCAAAATA
- the rplX gene encoding 50S ribosomal protein L24 gives MKPTIIRNRTIYQASPFLRSKSMCSHLSDELTKKYHKRSIRVTEGDTVKVMRGEFKGVSGKITRVSTEKNGVSIEGIKKEKLKGGNLDVFIHTSNLLVTEITTDDKWRQNKLEGKKPAKEAKPAAEKPAEKKEAKPAKEEKPKPTKESKAAKSAKKESK, from the coding sequence ATGAAGCCGACAATAATCCGAAACAGAACCATCTACCAGGCATCACCATTCCTGAGAAGCAAGAGCATGTGCAGTCATCTGTCCGACGAACTCACCAAAAAATACCACAAGCGAAGCATCAGAGTAACAGAAGGCGACACAGTAAAAGTAATGCGCGGAGAATTCAAGGGAGTCTCAGGCAAGATAACACGAGTCTCAACTGAAAAGAACGGCGTATCTATTGAGGGAATCAAGAAGGAAAAACTCAAGGGCGGAAACTTGGACGTCTTCATTCACACATCCAACCTATTGGTAACGGAGATAACAACCGATGACAAGTGGCGACAGAACAAACTGGAGGGCAAAAAGCCTGCAAAGGAAGCAAAGCCTGCAGCAGAAAAGCCAGCAGAGAAAAAGGAAGCAAAGCCGGCAAAGGAAGAAAAACCAAAGCCAACTAAAGAATCAAAAGCAGCTAAGTCTGCAAAAAAGGAGAGTAAGTAA